A DNA window from Caulobacter mirabilis contains the following coding sequences:
- the ilvN gene encoding acetolactate synthase small subunit, with protein MSIDPATNPASAYDMSHTEEVENLATFALLVDNEAGVLHRVVGLFAARGYNIESLTVAETDRKAHTSRITIVTRGAPHVLDQIEAQLSKVVSVRRVQDVTRDPNGIERELALVKVRGTGGDRVEALRVSDIFRAKVIDTTSESFVFEITGAPSKIDSFVELMRPLGLVELSRTGVLSIERGAEGM; from the coding sequence ATGAGCATCGATCCCGCGACCAATCCCGCCTCCGCCTACGACATGTCCCACACGGAAGAGGTCGAGAACCTCGCCACCTTCGCCCTGCTCGTCGACAACGAGGCCGGGGTGCTGCACCGCGTGGTCGGACTGTTCGCCGCCCGGGGCTACAACATCGAAAGCCTCACGGTCGCCGAGACGGACCGCAAGGCGCACACCAGCCGGATCACGATCGTGACCCGCGGCGCGCCGCACGTGCTGGACCAGATCGAGGCTCAGCTGTCGAAGGTGGTCAGCGTCCGGCGCGTCCAGGATGTAACCCGCGACCCCAACGGCATCGAGCGCGAGCTGGCCCTGGTCAAGGTCCGCGGGACCGGCGGCGACCGGGTCGAGGCCCTGCGCGTGTCCGACATATTCCGGGCCAAGGTCATCGATACGACCTCCGAGAGCTTCGTGTTCGAGATCACCGGCGCGCCGTCGAAGATCGACAGCTTCGTGGAACTGATGCGCCCGCTCGGTCTTGTGGAACTGTCCCGCACCGGCGTGCTCTCGATCGAGAGGGGCGCCGAGGGCATGTAG
- a CDS encoding acetolactate synthase 3 large subunit encodes MTAPTTAKTFAQTAAREMTGAEIVVQALIDQGVDTLFGYPGGAVLPIYDALFNDGAAHGERLRHILVRHEQGATHAAEGYARSTGKPGVVLVTSGPGATNAITGIVDALMDSIPMVVFTGQVPTHLIGTDAFQEADTVGITRACTKHNYLVKDVADLPRIIHEAFHIATSGRPGPVLIDIPKDVQFAKGAYQSPSEVRFGHGYAPRTKGDATRIAEAARMIAQARRPLFYTGGGVINAGPKAAESLRAFAAMTGAPVTSTLMGLGAFPAADPAWLGMVGMHGTFEANNAMHDCDVMICVGARFDDRVTGRLDAFSPGSKKIHIDIDPSSINKNVRVDVGIVGDAGSVLDDLIAAWKEAGYAANRQALDDWWTQIDAWRARQCLKYAASDEVIKPQYAIERLYALTKDRDAYITTEVGQHQMWAAQFYRFEEPNRWMTSGGLGTMGYGLPAAVGAQLAHPDGLVIDIAGEASIQMTMQEISTAVQYNLPIKIFILNNEWMGMVRQWQQLLHGERYSQSYSESLPDFVKLAEAYGAVGIRCEDPAELDAKIQEMIDTPRPVIFDCRVAKLENCLPMIPSGKAHNEMILPEEVEDIGSVIDEAGRKLV; translated from the coding sequence ATGACCGCCCCGACCACCGCCAAGACCTTCGCCCAGACCGCCGCTCGCGAGATGACCGGCGCCGAGATCGTGGTCCAGGCGCTCATCGACCAGGGCGTCGACACCCTCTTCGGCTATCCGGGCGGCGCGGTGCTGCCGATCTACGACGCCCTGTTCAACGACGGCGCCGCCCACGGCGAGCGGCTGCGCCACATCCTGGTCCGTCACGAGCAGGGCGCGACCCATGCGGCCGAGGGCTACGCCCGTTCGACCGGCAAGCCGGGCGTGGTCCTGGTCACCAGCGGGCCGGGCGCGACCAACGCCATCACCGGCATCGTCGACGCCCTGATGGACTCGATCCCGATGGTCGTCTTCACCGGCCAGGTCCCGACGCATCTGATCGGCACCGACGCCTTCCAGGAGGCGGACACCGTCGGCATCACCCGCGCCTGCACCAAGCACAACTACCTGGTGAAGGACGTCGCCGACCTGCCGCGGATCATCCACGAGGCGTTCCACATCGCCACCAGCGGCCGCCCCGGACCCGTGCTGATCGACATCCCCAAGGACGTCCAGTTCGCCAAGGGCGCCTACCAGTCGCCCTCGGAGGTCCGCTTCGGTCACGGCTACGCGCCGCGCACCAAGGGCGACGCGACCCGCATCGCCGAGGCGGCCCGGATGATCGCCCAGGCCCGCCGGCCGCTCTTCTACACCGGCGGCGGAGTGATCAACGCCGGTCCGAAGGCGGCCGAGAGCCTGCGCGCCTTCGCGGCCATGACCGGCGCGCCGGTCACCTCGACCCTGATGGGCCTGGGCGCCTTCCCGGCGGCCGATCCGGCCTGGCTGGGCATGGTCGGCATGCACGGGACGTTCGAAGCCAACAACGCCATGCACGACTGCGACGTGATGATCTGCGTCGGGGCCCGCTTCGACGACCGCGTCACCGGCCGCCTGGACGCCTTCTCGCCGGGCAGCAAGAAGATCCACATCGACATCGACCCGTCGTCGATCAACAAGAACGTCCGCGTCGACGTCGGCATCGTCGGCGACGCTGGCAGCGTGCTGGACGACCTGATCGCGGCCTGGAAGGAGGCCGGCTACGCGGCCAACCGCCAGGCCCTGGACGACTGGTGGACCCAGATCGACGCCTGGCGCGCCCGCCAGTGCCTCAAATACGCGGCCTCCGACGAGGTCATCAAGCCGCAGTACGCGATCGAGCGACTGTACGCCCTGACCAAGGACCGCGACGCCTACATCACCACCGAGGTCGGCCAGCACCAGATGTGGGCCGCCCAGTTCTACCGCTTCGAGGAGCCCAACCGCTGGATGACCTCCGGCGGCCTGGGCACCATGGGCTACGGCCTGCCTGCCGCCGTCGGCGCCCAGCTGGCGCATCCGGACGGCCTGGTCATCGACATCGCCGGCGAGGCCAGCATCCAGATGACCATGCAGGAGATCTCGACGGCGGTTCAGTACAACCTGCCGATCAAGATCTTCATCCTAAACAACGAATGGATGGGCATGGTCCGCCAGTGGCAGCAGCTGCTGCACGGCGAGCGCTACAGCCAGTCCTACAGCGAGAGCCTGCCCGACTTCGTGAAGCTGGCCGAGGCCTACGGCGCCGTCGGCATCCGCTGCGAGGACCCGGCAGAGCTGGATGCGAAGATCCAGGAGATGATCGACACGCCGCGCCCGGTGATCTTCGACTGCCGGGTCGCCAAGCTGGAGAACTGCCTGCCGATGATCCCCTCGGGCAAGGCGCACAACGAGATGATCCTGCCGGAAGAGGTCGAGGACATCGGCTCGGTCATCGACGAAGCGGGCCGGAAGCTGGTTTAA
- a CDS encoding aquaporin, protein MNRFVAEFIGTLALVLFGCGAAVLGGDHVGQLGIALAFGFAIVAMAYGIGPVSGCHVNPAVSLAVFIAGRMSAKDMVVYWIAQFLGALVGAGILMALAKDGAASGLGHNGWGPGYGGEYGMHAALIFEIVMTALFVIVILGSTGPGSAPGFAGLGIGITLAVIHIVGIQVTGVSVNPARSFGPAVLVGGSALAQLWLFFVAPAVGAVIGALLYRFNVLKAPEAS, encoded by the coding sequence ATGAACAGGTTTGTCGCCGAGTTTATCGGCACTCTGGCTTTGGTTCTGTTCGGCTGCGGCGCGGCCGTCCTGGGGGGAGATCACGTCGGGCAGCTGGGCATCGCCCTGGCGTTCGGCTTCGCCATCGTCGCGATGGCCTACGGCATCGGCCCGGTCTCGGGCTGCCACGTCAATCCGGCGGTCAGCCTGGCGGTGTTCATCGCCGGGCGGATGAGCGCCAAGGACATGGTCGTCTACTGGATCGCCCAGTTCCTCGGCGCGCTGGTCGGCGCCGGCATCCTGATGGCCCTGGCCAAGGACGGCGCGGCCAGCGGCCTGGGCCACAACGGCTGGGGGCCGGGCTACGGCGGCGAGTACGGCATGCACGCGGCGCTGATCTTCGAGATCGTGATGACGGCGCTGTTCGTGATCGTGATCCTCGGTTCGACCGGTCCCGGCTCGGCGCCGGGCTTCGCGGGCCTGGGCATCGGCATCACCCTGGCGGTGATCCACATCGTCGGCATCCAGGTGACCGGCGTCTCGGTGAACCCGGCCCGCAGCTTCGGCCCGGCGGTCCTGGTCGGCGGTTCGGCGCTGGCGCAGCTGTGGCTGTTCTTCGTCGCCCCGGCCGTCGGCGCGGTGATCGGCGCGCTGCTCTACCGCTTCAACGTCCTGAAGGCGCCGGAGGCGTCCTAG